A single window of Candoia aspera isolate rCanAsp1 chromosome 3, rCanAsp1.hap2, whole genome shotgun sequence DNA harbors:
- the CMPK1 gene encoding UMP-CMP kinase, whose amino-acid sequence MFCHCLFWATAGRVTAPIFRLHTFAAASSLSPRLLLLMKPVVVFVLGGPGAGKGTQCARIVEKYGYTHLSAGDLLRDERKRPGSQYGELIENYIKDGKIVPVEITISLLKRAMDETMAVNSQRNKFLIDGFPRNEDNLQGWNKTMDGKVDVSFVLFFDCDNEVCINRCLERGKSSGRSDDNRDSLEKRIHTYLESTKPIIDLYEKMGKVRKVDASKSVDEVFGKVVNIFEKEG is encoded by the exons ATGTTTTGTCACTGCCTCTTCTGGGCAACTGCTGGTCGTGTAACCGCTCCGATTTTTCGCCTCCACACTTTTGCGGCTGCTTCATCCCTTTCACCTCGCTTGCTGCTCCTCATGAAGCCGGTGGTTGTATTCGTTCTCGGCGGCCCTGGTGCCGGAAAGGGAACCCAGTGTGCCCGCATTGTGGAG aAATATGGTTACACCCACCTTTCTGCAGGTGACCTCCTTCGAGATGAGAGAAAAAGACCAGGCTCTCAGTATGGAGAACTTATTGAAAATTATATTAAGGATGGCAAGATAGTACCTGTTGAGATAACAATCAGTTTGTTAAAGAGA GCTATGGATGAAACTATGGCAGTTAACTCACAGAGGAATAAATTCCTAATTGATGGATTTCCCAGAAATGAAGATAATCTTCAGGGCTGGAATAAAACAATGGATGGAAAAGTGGATGtatcttttgttctcttttttgaCTGTGATAATGAG gtatgtaTTAATCGTTGTCTTGAAAGAGGAAAGAGCAGTGGCAGAAGTGATGACAACAGGGACAGTTTGGAGAAAAG AATTCATACGTATCTAGAGTCTACTAAGCCCATAATAGACCTCTATGAGAAAATGGGCAAAGTTAGGAAAGTGGATGCCTCCAAATCTGTTGATGAA GTTTTTGGAAAAGTGGTGAACATCTTTGAAAAAGAAGGCTAG
- the STIL gene encoding SCL-interrupting locus protein — protein MEIISPESQNQRGVSGKMLPFSFPPSKFALWNPAPIGESTVSHLNYRNPKLIIAEKTLRLAHRHAMQCRKKPFTCFLVGTLAIDEDGERVLLTVDRFDPGREEPSGLGKIPTAPLPGDFFIPCRVDAWGCSSNDTVVHTFEDFSLAFKILHQNLNSQDSLELSKLLTLRVHISSMENMDNLNFDFHWAAVTVANALKYTPVKPVPIIPTALARNLSSSMSIAHVQGTYKCGYISMDRTRKLLLILESDPKVYTLPLIGIWLSGIFHIHNPQVWAFCLRYLYSSSIQERVLSESGSFLVVLFALNHKDPKFYECFPYDGHTELDFQLLTCKETLHLFKDVEPSDKYPIQFELNSENKNAETEFFSKISKNVSINSLSQDCSPNKLSVSDHDSGVEDDASPRPFPRPHPINQQMTEIHPSVPELSIVLEGVSTESVSTSKYAVFKNQPSFGHQPAKMAYSVPHTPQLSQSSDTGRQIFASGAGEPSPKQISSHLKHRTTSLKLCKGMQSPVQLQSSTVGSQARKGSVSTSASPSVSCKDLSQNTSLHQRGIPSERHLASSDDVQQKGELPINGFSVQKSNQPPVVSQYPWHTCALSPSYLRRPLGVRIPVQGPSCCSPCICNCQQYGHIQYNPANVWQGLCNVGSNETPENHSSPTQESTKLTFHQNQECVNGGCNPVCATSSPMSLGHCGIIGNCSPINDNTSAAVRISSPVDPGNAQAHTTHLACMHLPAANAVSDNEMMELSSDVYRILAEQHKQIKLLQAQIQQLLEAQALQSCASRSIGNNSLQSEKQVEFVAMETQSSPGLHMKKSVSIAVSTGASLFWNPPLEKKKESVKEDEVEISNEDITISMNTEKDSSQTSIASSLKAVDIPSFVDSVHIVEGGANQSSTGLCNGPLATGMDRASLQNENGNQCLQARPSEGTDNNLDPTDEQNFECIITSPPNVLPDDQKIYQDILGQVNRFLKESSDESGPSLKEDLIRDEHTTSLKINKAQKRGSTSDMIPRDKDSVLNATLKQLRNLGVTFDSPEKMNNVHKVENAGVLAYINPEAIVPGLNYISFANVGMSGLTPTGADLSMEANAIALKYLNENQLSQLSLNHSSDNSSVTSSLQTLLHTNTEKSLMGLGLISPGNMSFATKRYMRKYGLLHSSDDEEEQPTENYRRNEPVLHLDFNPVLGGFASWKGSSERPGEKQIAFDPIHCETELSCRPLHSEGPILRNVTNAVFPPRIPHQSHGSPQPFLKDLKPKMKLLPGDVEFTQHPDKENLNVHIVTETPQAPAVDNLNQADNVNSVGTFLDIKQLRQLPKLF, from the exons ATGGAAATAATTTCCCCTGAATCTCAAAACCAAAG AGGGGTCTCGGGAAAGATGCTACCCTTTAGTTTTCCTCCATCAAAATTTGCACTTTGGAATCCAGCTCCTATTGGAGAAAGCACTGTTTCTCACCTAAATTATAG aaatcctaaattaataattGCTGAAAAAACACTGAGGCTTGCCCATCGTCATGCTATGCAATGTAGAAAGAAGCCATTCACCTGTTTTTTAGTTGGCACTCTTGCAATAGATGAAG ATGGTGAACGTGTATTGCTAACAGTAGACCGTTTTGATCCGGGTCGTGAAGAACCAAGTGGTTTGGGAAAAATTCCCACAGCACCTCTACCAGGAGACTTTTTCATCCCATGCAGAGTTGATGCTTGGGGATGTTCATCAAATGATACTGTAGTACACACCTTTGAGGATTTTAGCTTAGCTTTTAAG ATATTGCATCAGAATCTGAACAGCCAAGATTCTTTGGAACTTTCCAAACTGCTGACTTTAAGAGTTCACATCTCTTCAATGGAGAATATGGACAACCTAAATTTTGACTTTCACTGGGCAGCAGTTACAGTGGCCAATGCTTTAAAATACACTCCTGTGAAGCCTGTTCCAATAATTCCTACAGCCCTTGCTAGAAACCTAAGTAGCAGTATGAGTATTGCGCATGTCCAAGGAACTTACAAATGTGG TTATATTTCAATGGATCGAACAAGGAAACTTCTTCTAATTCTGGAATCGGACCCTAAAGTATATACATTGCCACTGATTGGCAT CTGGCTGAGTGGAATATTCCATATCCACAATCCACAGGTTTGGGCTTTTTGTCTGCGATACTTATACAGCTCATCAATCCAAGAGAG gGTACTTTCTGAATCAGGAAGCTTTCTTGTAGTTCTTTTTGCTCTGAATCATAAAGATCCAAAGTTTTATGAATGCTTTCCTTATGATGGGCATACTGAACTAGACTTCCAGCTACTTACATGCAAAGAAACATTACATCTGTTCAAA GATGTAGAACCTTCAGATAAATACCCTATCCAGTTTGAATTgaactcagaaaataaaaatgcagaaacagagTTCTTCAGCAAAATTTCAAAAAATGTTTCCATAAACAG TTTATCCCAAGATTGCTCACCCAATAAACTTTCTGTCAGTGATCATGACTCTGGTGTGGAAGATGATGCATCTCCAAGACCATTTCCCCGTCCTCATCCAATCAATCAACAG ATGACTGAGATCCATCCTTCAGTTCCTGAACTGTCTATTGTACTTGAAGGCGTCTCCACAGAATCTGTATCAACATCTAAATATGCTGTGTTTAAAAATCAACCTTCATTTGGGCATCAACCTGCTAAGATGGCCTATTCTGTACCACATACACCCCAGCTCTCTCAGAGCTCTGATACTGGGAGGCAGATCTTTGCTTCAGGTGCCGGAGAGCCTTCTCCAAAGCAAATATCAAGTCATTTGAAACACAGGACTACATCTTTAAAACTTTGCAAGGGAATGCAGTCTCCAGTACAACTGCAGTCCAGTACAGTTGGCTCTCAAGCAAGAAAGGGCTCTGTATCTACTTCTGCTTCTCCTTCAGTATCCTGTAAAGACCTTTCACAGAATACATCCCTGCATCAACGTGGAATTCCTTCTGAAAGACACTTGGCAAGTAGTGATGATGTTCAACAGAAAGGAGAACTTCCTATTAATGGTTTTTCAGTGCAAAAGTCTAACCAACCTCCTGTGGTTTCCCAGTATCCATGGCATACTTGTGCATTATCACCATCTTATCTGAGAAGACCACTGGGAGTTCGGATACCAGTTCAAGGTCCATCTTGCTGTTCACCTTGTATCTGCAACTGTCAGCAGTATGGCCATATACAATACAATCCAGCAAATGTTTGGCAAGGGTTATGTAATGTGGGTTCCAATGAAACCCCTGAAAATCATTCAAGTCCTACTCAGGAGAGTACAAAATTAACGTTTCATCAGAATCAAGAATGTGTAAATGGTGGCTGCAATCCAGTATGTGCCACAAGTAGCCCTATGAGCTTAGGCCATTGTGGAATAATAGGGAATTGTTCTCCCATTAATGATAACACATCAGCTGCAGTAAGAATTTCATCTCCAGTAGATCCTGGCAATGCACAggctcacacaacacacttagctTGTATGCACCTTCCTGCTGCAAATGCAGTATCAGATAATGAAATGATGGAATTATCTTCAGATGTTTACAGAATTCTTGCTGAACAGCATAAGCAAATCAAGCTGCTACAGGCTCAG ATCCAGCAGCTTTTAGAGGCACAAGCTCTTCAGTCCTGTGCTTCCAGATCCATAGGAAACAATAGCCTACAGTCTGAGAAGCAAGTAGAATTTGTTGCTATGGAAACCCAGTCTTCCCCAGGGTTACACATGAAGAAAAGTGTCAGCATTGCAGTGAGTACAG GTGCTAGCTTGTTTTGGAATCCCCctttggaaaagaagaaagagtcTGTGAAAGAAGATGAAGTTGAAATTTCCAATGAAGACATTACTATTTCTATGAACACAGAAAAGGATAGTAGTCAAACAAGCATTGCCTCTTCATTAAAAGCTGTTGATATACCCAGCTTTGTTGATAGTGTCCATATTGTTGAAGGAGGAGCTAATCAATCTTCTACAGGCCtgtg CAATGGACCACTTGCCACAGGAATGGACCGGGCTTCATTGCAGAATGAAAATGGTAACCAGTGTTTGCAAGCCAGGCCTTCAGAAGGAACTGACAATAATTTGGATCCAACTGATGAACAGAATTTTGAGTGTATCATTACTAGCCCACCAAATGTGTTGCCAGATGATCAAAAAATTTATCAGGATATATTA GGTCAAGTAAATCGATTTTTGAAGGAATCTTCTGATGAAAGTGGTCCCTCTCTGAAAGAAGATCTGATTAGAGATGAACATACTACatccttaaaaataaacaaagcacAAAAAAGAGGCTCCACATCAGACATGATCCCAAGAGATAAAGATAGTGTTCTGAATGCAACCTTGAAGCAATTAAGAAACCTTGGAGTAACTTTTGATTCTCCTGAGAAGATGAACAATGTACATAAAGTGGAGAATGCCGG tgTATTGGCTTATATTAACCCTGAAGCAATAGTCCCAGGACTAAACTACATCTCTTTTGCTAATGTTGGTATGAGTGGCTTAACTCCCACTGGAGCAGATCTGAGCATGGAGGCAAATGCTATTGCTCTCAAGTACCTGAATGAAAATCAACTGTCACAGCTTTCTTTAAATCACTCAAGCGACAATAGTTCTGTGACTTCATCTTTACAGACTCTCctgcacacaaacacagagaagtCTTTGATGGGCCTTGGGTTAATTTCCCCTGGCAATATGTCTTTTGCAACCAAGAGGTATATGAGGAAGTATGGCCTCTTACACAGCAGTGATGATGAAGAGGAGCAACCAACTGAGAACTACAGGAGAAACGAGCCTGTTCTGCACTTGGATTTCAACCCTGTTTTAGGGGGCTTTGCTTCCTGGAAAGGCTCTTCCGAAAGACCCGGTGAGAAGCAGATTGCTTTTGATCCCATACACTGTGAAACTGAATTGTCTTGTCGCCCGTTGCATTCAGAAGGGCCCATCTTAAGAAATGTTACAAATGCTGTTTTTCCACCCAGAATCCCACACCAATCTCATGGAAGTCCACAGccttttttaaaggatttaaagcCAAAAATGAAACTTTTACCTGGAGATGTAGAATTTACACAGCATCCGGACAAAGAAAATCTTAATGTTCACATTGTGACTGAAACTCCACAAGCTCCCGCTGTTGATAATTTAAACCAAGCAGACAATGTTAATTCAGTGGGCACTTTTCTGGATATAAAACAGCTCAGACAGCTACCAAAGTtattctga